The genomic stretch AGAATTCGCTTTCCCAGTAGCGCAGGACGTGGGGCTCGATCTGGCAGATCTCGCAAACCTCGCCGATCTTGTAGTACAGCTTTTCCGGCGCTTCGCTCATGACTGGACTTCGGACTTGACCGCCCGCGAAGGACGAAACGTGACATAGCGGCTGGCTGCCAACTGGATGCGTTCGCCCGTCTGAGGATTGCGTCCCATGCGCGGCTTGCGGTCAATCACGTTGAGAGAACCGAAACCCGACAGCTTGACGTTCTCGCCGGCGAGCAAACGGTCCTTGATTTCCTGGATCATCAGATCGACGATCTGCTGGGCCTCTTTGAACGTAATTCCGCCATGACGCTCGTAGACGATACGAGCTAAATCCGCTTTCACCATGACCTCTCCGATCCCGTCCAAACTCTAACGGACAAGAGGTTTTCAGTTCCGTGTCTGGAATCGAATGCCTAGAATGCGTCCCATCTTAGAAAGCGGATTCTCCAATGTCAAGCTCCGTTGCCATCCTTTTTTCGGGACAGGTGCTTTGCGCCCTTGCCTCATCTCTTGCGCGCCGCTTTTGAGGGCTTTGAGCGCCGTTCCAGCAGGCGGATCGGGGCCGCATAGAAACCGAAGGCCTGGCGCAACTGGTTGATGAAAAAGCGCTGGGTCGAGAAGTGCAAAGGCTTGCCGCCCCGCGTGAAGAGCACGAAGGTGGGAGGAGCGACCCCGGCTTGAGTCCCGTACTTGAGAGGGAACTTGCGGGACGATCCGGAAGAGGCCAGGTGGGGCTTCATGACCTTTTCCATCAGCTTGTTGAGTTCGGCGGTAGGGACGCGGATGTAGCGCGCCTGGTAGGCCTCGCGGACCAGGTTCAGAATCTTGGACACGCGCTGGCCGCTCAGCGCCGAAACGAAGATCATGGGCGCGAAATCGAGGAAGCGCAGGCGCCGCCTGAAATCGGCCTCTTTCGAGACCAGGGTGTGGGCGTCCTTGTCGATCAGATCCCACTTGTTGACCACGATGATGACCGACTTTCCGGCCTCGAAGGCGTACCCGGCTATGGTGGCGTCCAGTTTGGTGGCTCCTTCGACGGCATCGATCACCAGCAGCACCACGTCGCTGCGCACCATGCTCTTGCGTGCCATCACCACGCTCAGCTTCTCGGCCATCTCATGGGTCTTGCCCTTGCGGCGGATGCCGGCCGTGTCGATGATGCGGTAGCGTTGGCCCTGCTGCTCGACCCGGGTGTCGACGGCGTCGCGGGTGGTGCCGGGCAAGTCGGTGACGATGACCCGTTCTTCGCCCACCAGGCGGTTGAGCAGGGAGGACTTTCCCACGTTAGGGCGTCCAATGATGGCCACCCGGATCTCCTCCTCGGGCTCTTCTTCAGCCTGCTGCCGGGGAACCTTCTCGACAACCCAGTCGAGAAGGTCGCCGATGCCGCGTCCGTGTTCGGCCGAGACGGGGAAGACCTGTTCGACCCCCAGCGCATGAAACTCGAGCGCGTCGTCCTCGAGCTTTTCCACATCGGCCTTGTTGGCCACCACCGCGTAGGGCTTTCCGGTGCCGCGGAGAAGGGCGTTGAGGGACTCGTCGAGGGGAGTCATGCCGGCCCGCAGGTCGACTACCAACAGCAAAAGGTCGGCATCGCCGAAGGCCAGAGAGGCCTGCTCAAGGATCTTTTCCGGGATCAGGTCTTTCTCTTCGGGAAGGATGCCTCCGGTGTCGATGACTTCGAATTGGCGATCGCCCCACTCGGCCACTTCGATGATCCGGTCGCGGGTGATTCCGGGCTCGTCTCCCACGATGGCCCGGCGTGAACCGGTCATGCGGTTGAAAAGCGTCGACTTGCCCACATTGGGACGTCCGCAGATAGCGACTCTGTACATGGCCTCTTAGAATCTCACAAAACAGTCCGCAGTTGGGAGCTGGGCCAATTGGGAGTTGGGACGGTTGGGACTAGCTGGCGGGGCCAGCCTAAGCTGGATCCGCCACTGCCTTGGGCATGTGCTCGAAAATCTGTTCGCCGTGGAAACGTCCGTTCTCGATGAAGATCTTGTTGGTCATTTTGCCGGCCACGATGGAGCCGGCCACGTAGATTCCCCTGACGTTGGTCTCCAGCGTTTCCGGGTCGTGAGCGGGGGCCAGGGTATCGGGATCGATCTCGATGCCCATGCTCTCGAGGAAGCCGGTGTCGGGATGGTAGCCGGTCATGGCCAGGACGTAGTCGTTTTCCAACACCTGCTCGCCCTCAGGGGTGTCGACCACGATCTCGGTCTCGCGGATCTCGCGCACCTGGGAATTGAAGAGGGCCTTGATCTCGCCTCGGTCGATGCGGTTGATGATGTCGGGACGCACCCAGTACTTGATGCTCTTGCCCACCTCTTGGCCGCGGTGGATCATGGTGACGTCGGCCGACGCCTGGCGATAAAGCTCCAACGCCGCCTCGGCGGCCGAATTCTGGCCTCCGATCACCGCCACCTTCTTCTTGTAGTAGGGGTGGGCTTCAGAGTAGTAGTGGCTGACTTTGTCGAGGTCTTCGCCGGGAATCCCGATCATGTTGGGATTGTCGTAGTAGCCGGTGGCGACGATGATCTTGGCGGCGGGGTAAATCCGCTCGTCGCCCAGACGGTCGCGGGTGTGCACCTTGAAATCGCCGTGGCGGCCTTCGACCTCGAAGACCTCTTCGTAGTCGCGGATGGGGAGCTTGAAGAGGCCGACCACGCGCCGGTAATAATTGAGGGCGTCCTGACGTCTGGGCTTGGGCTCGGAGACGGTCATGGGGATGTCGCCGATTTCGAGAAGATCGGCGGT from Acidobacteriota bacterium encodes the following:
- a CDS encoding YpdA family putative bacillithiol disulfide reductase codes for the protein MSEKLDLVIIGAGPAGLACGIEARKRGWDFQIIDKGCVVNSVYNYPTNMVFFTTADLLEIGDIPMTVSEPKPRRQDALNYYRRVVGLFKLPIRDYEEVFEVEGRHGDFKVHTRDRLGDERIYPAAKIIVATGYYDNPNMIGIPGEDLDKVSHYYSEAHPYYKKKVAVIGGQNSAAEAALELYRQASADVTMIHRGQEVGKSIKYWVRPDIINRIDRGEIKALFNSQVREIRETEIVVDTPEGEQVLENDYVLAMTGYHPDTGFLESMGIEIDPDTLAPAHDPETLETNVRGIYVAGSIVAGKMTNKIFIENGRFHGEQIFEHMPKAVADPA
- the der gene encoding ribosome biogenesis GTPase Der; this encodes MYRVAICGRPNVGKSTLFNRMTGSRRAIVGDEPGITRDRIIEVAEWGDRQFEVIDTGGILPEEKDLIPEKILEQASLAFGDADLLLLVVDLRAGMTPLDESLNALLRGTGKPYAVVANKADVEKLEDDALEFHALGVEQVFPVSAEHGRGIGDLLDWVVEKVPRQQAEEEPEEEIRVAIIGRPNVGKSSLLNRLVGEERVIVTDLPGTTRDAVDTRVEQQGQRYRIIDTAGIRRKGKTHEMAEKLSVVMARKSMVRSDVVLLVIDAVEGATKLDATIAGYAFEAGKSVIIVVNKWDLIDKDAHTLVSKEADFRRRLRFLDFAPMIFVSALSGQRVSKILNLVREAYQARYIRVPTAELNKLMEKVMKPHLASSGSSRKFPLKYGTQAGVAPPTFVLFTRGGKPLHFSTQRFFINQLRQAFGFYAAPIRLLERRSKPSKAARKR
- a CDS encoding integration host factor subunit alpha; the encoded protein is MVKADLARIVYERHGGITFKEAQQIVDLMIQEIKDRLLAGENVKLSGFGSLNVIDRKPRMGRNPQTGERIQLAASRYVTFRPSRAVKSEVQS